A single window of Paludibacter jiangxiensis DNA harbors:
- a CDS encoding alpha/beta hydrolase family esterase — MRKTLVIFILLASIFSCEAQPGISVEVARSLNNAPTPSAGYGKDLGDFKSGIYTITSAGLERQYTIDIPKNYDKNKTYRLIFTMHMMGGSMKTMVDNNYYGLKTYAEKDNVPVIFVAPQGYTDQTPWRTRDDKDHIFFADMLKLFKDKLSIDTSRIFCCGFSFGAMFTYSLSLEFQSDLRAVACYAPANWNIYLPENKHKPLAYFSTTGTQDGLCKYVNSDEKREGGKYCVLTHAEDNGLKQLPELPLATTPTHVTTELKGLPAEYPVMFGSFVGGHTDNAKDPGSEVNWIAKETWNFFMRF; from the coding sequence ATGAGAAAAACACTTGTTATCTTTATCCTTTTAGCTTCAATTTTTTCGTGCGAAGCACAACCAGGTATTTCAGTCGAAGTGGCCCGTTCCTTGAACAATGCTCCAACCCCCAGCGCCGGCTACGGTAAAGACCTTGGAGATTTTAAGAGCGGGATTTACACTATCACCAGTGCCGGACTTGAGCGCCAGTATACCATTGATATCCCCAAAAACTACGACAAAAACAAAACATACCGTTTGATTTTTACCATGCACATGATGGGCGGAAGTATGAAAACAATGGTTGATAATAACTATTATGGTCTTAAAACCTATGCCGAAAAAGATAACGTTCCTGTTATTTTCGTTGCACCTCAGGGATATACCGATCAAACACCCTGGCGTACACGTGATGACAAAGATCATATCTTCTTTGCCGATATGCTTAAATTGTTTAAGGATAAACTGAGCATCGACACCTCCCGTATCTTTTGCTGCGGCTTTAGCTTTGGCGCTATGTTTACCTACTCGTTATCATTAGAATTTCAGAGCGATCTTCGTGCTGTGGCTTGTTATGCTCCGGCCAACTGGAACATTTATCTTCCTGAAAACAAACACAAACCTCTGGCTTACTTTAGCACAACAGGTACTCAGGACGGTCTTTGTAAATATGTCAACTCTGATGAAAAAAGAGAGGGTGGTAAATATTGTGTATTGACTCATGCCGAAGATAACGGATTAAAACAATTGCCGGAATTACCGTTAGCCACTACTCCGACTCATGTCACCACTGAACTTAAAGGACTTCCTGCCGAATATCCGGTGATGTTTGGTTCATTCGTGGGTGGACATACCGATAATGCTAAAGATCCCGGTTCTGAGGTCAACTGGATCGCCAAAGAAACCTGGAATTTCTTTATGCGTTTCTAA
- a CDS encoding FAD-dependent oxidoreductase gives MSKIYNVGIIGGGISGSVTALQLAQYGIDNILFEQGESLVNGPPFCHLHAGGNLYPDISIEQCKQLMRQSIEMARLFPQSIDERPTFISVPKSENLDVNAIEDKLKLLANYYQELVDEDASNEVLGNPANYYKVYTHEDLVSLAKQATVKRPKSHDEWMANAIKYIDYEKLKMPVFLVEEYGWNLFRVAAQAQLALTKAKECTLQTNTKVTNIRDVRGQNLDYNWEISTKDAVYKVKYLVNSSGYNTANVDEYLQLNANRLIEYKAAYISKWHSIPGLIPEMIFHGERGSTHGMAQLTPYNNDYYQIHGMTKDITLFDNGLIQSKEDVSPAEFDPAIQQKLARKWNQKEIDERTQSAIRYTSQYVPSFKSATVGGPPLHGAQQIPGDDPNRRVGEVCFPCESYARSEIVKASSALTVAMQIIQKMQEENIIPAFQSNAKQNALLDSISKTEIDNLASELASQRGYPGSLSRLLIKRE, from the coding sequence ATGAGTAAGATATACAATGTGGGCATTATCGGTGGTGGAATATCAGGTTCTGTTACTGCTTTGCAACTCGCCCAATACGGAATAGACAATATTTTATTTGAACAAGGTGAAAGCCTTGTGAATGGACCTCCATTCTGCCACTTACACGCAGGAGGAAATCTTTACCCCGACATATCTATTGAGCAATGTAAACAGCTCATGCGTCAATCAATCGAAATGGCAAGACTATTCCCGCAATCGATTGACGAAAGACCGACCTTTATCAGCGTTCCAAAATCAGAAAATTTGGATGTAAATGCGATTGAGGATAAGCTCAAACTTCTGGCAAACTACTATCAGGAGTTAGTGGACGAAGATGCATCTAATGAAGTACTTGGCAATCCGGCCAACTATTACAAAGTCTATACGCACGAAGATTTGGTTTCATTAGCCAAACAAGCTACTGTAAAGCGGCCCAAATCGCATGATGAATGGATGGCTAACGCTATTAAATACATCGATTACGAGAAATTAAAAATGCCGGTATTCTTAGTAGAGGAATATGGCTGGAACCTGTTTCGGGTAGCCGCTCAAGCGCAGTTAGCTCTGACTAAAGCCAAAGAATGTACGCTACAAACGAATACGAAAGTCACAAACATCAGGGATGTACGCGGTCAGAATTTAGATTATAACTGGGAAATAAGCACAAAGGATGCCGTCTACAAAGTGAAGTATTTAGTCAATTCGTCCGGCTATAACACTGCGAATGTAGATGAATACCTACAGCTAAACGCTAACCGACTGATTGAATACAAAGCGGCATATATATCCAAGTGGCATAGCATTCCGGGCTTAATTCCTGAAATGATTTTTCACGGAGAGCGTGGCAGTACGCACGGCATGGCACAGCTAACACCCTACAATAATGACTATTATCAAATTCACGGCATGACCAAGGATATCACCTTGTTTGACAATGGATTGATACAATCAAAAGAAGATGTATCACCAGCCGAATTTGACCCGGCCATCCAACAGAAACTTGCCCGTAAATGGAATCAAAAGGAAATCGACGAAAGAACCCAATCGGCCATCCGGTATACCTCTCAATATGTACCGTCATTCAAATCGGCTACTGTAGGTGGACCGCCCCTACACGGAGCACAGCAAATACCCGGAGATGACCCCAACCGAAGAGTAGGTGAAGTGTGTTTCCCATGTGAATCGTATGCACGTTCTGAGATTGTAAAAGCGTCTTCGGCCTTAACGGTAGCCATGCAAATCATTCAGAAAATGCAGGAAGAAAACATTATTCCGGCATTTCAATCGAATGCAAAACAAAATGCACTGCTTGACAGCATCTCAAAAACCGAGATTGATAATCTGGCTAGTGAACTAGCCAGCCAACGCGGATATCCAGGCTCGCTTTCGCGACTACTTATCAAAAGGGAATAA
- a CDS encoding phosphoglycolate phosphatase, whose product MDFKDKELIIFDFDGTLINSIPDLATAVNKMLTHFNLPGIEIDLIASFVGNGASMLVKRALQLAMQDKEPTRDFLAEAFAFYLAAYKEVSCQKTFTYPGVVETLRYLDNKGYKMVICSNKPFDYIEPILDFLSIKPYFKRWLGEDSMPEKKPHAAPLLYLAKEMNTTAEKSIVVGDSKNDILAAQNAGMNSVGVTYGYNYNENIADYKPSVVLDSFSDLQKIF is encoded by the coding sequence ATGGATTTTAAAGATAAAGAACTTATTATATTCGACTTTGATGGCACACTCATCAATAGCATTCCCGACTTAGCAACGGCTGTCAATAAAATGTTGACCCATTTTAATTTACCAGGCATAGAGATAGATCTCATTGCGTCATTTGTTGGAAACGGAGCTTCTATGTTGGTAAAAAGAGCGTTGCAACTTGCCATGCAGGACAAGGAACCAACGCGTGATTTTTTAGCAGAAGCATTTGCGTTTTATCTTGCGGCATATAAAGAGGTATCGTGTCAGAAAACATTCACGTATCCGGGAGTAGTAGAAACGCTACGTTACCTTGATAATAAAGGCTATAAGATGGTGATCTGCTCGAATAAGCCGTTTGACTATATTGAACCAATTCTCGATTTTCTTTCCATTAAACCGTACTTTAAACGCTGGCTTGGCGAAGACTCAATGCCAGAGAAAAAACCTCATGCCGCCCCTTTGCTTTATTTAGCGAAAGAGATGAATACGACTGCAGAAAAAAGCATCGTGGTGGGTGATTCAAAAAATGATATTCTTGCGGCGCAAAATGCGGGTATGAATAGCGTGGGTGTGACCTATGGCTACAATTACAACGAGAATATCGCAGATTATAAACCAAGTGTAGTGTTGGATAGTTTTTCCGACCTGCAAAAAATATTTTGA
- a CDS encoding TIR domain-containing protein — MDTYVKKLSDIKDDLLDPDIKFDSNSLRYTIERVIKIVDKKFGSENEYSTRLSKINQNGFFFEDNQQKLISILDIIIDDIELSSQKEEFITKPNQANDISERMNKLVYEENHKVFVVHGHNNEIKQSVARIIDKLGLEPIILHEQPNMGMTIIEKFLFNSNVGFAVVILSADDIVFDSNNKQNYRARQNVVLELGFFYAKLGRNRVVALVDSSKKIDLPSDIHGIIYISYDGDNGRWKFDLAKELSNNGYSINVNDIL; from the coding sequence ATGGATACTTATGTGAAAAAACTTAGTGATATAAAAGATGACTTACTTGATCCAGATATAAAGTTTGATTCAAACAGCTTGCGTTACACAATTGAAAGAGTAATAAAGATTGTCGATAAAAAATTTGGATCTGAAAATGAATATTCAACTAGATTGAGTAAAATAAATCAAAATGGATTTTTCTTTGAAGATAATCAACAAAAACTTATCTCAATTTTGGATATAATCATTGATGATATAGAATTAAGCAGCCAAAAAGAAGAATTTATAACAAAGCCAAATCAAGCAAATGATATTTCTGAAAGGATGAATAAGTTAGTTTATGAAGAAAATCATAAGGTTTTTGTTGTTCATGGACATAATAATGAAATAAAACAATCTGTAGCACGTATAATTGATAAATTAGGATTAGAACCAATTATTTTGCACGAACAGCCAAATATGGGTATGACGATTATCGAGAAATTTCTTTTTAATTCAAATGTTGGCTTCGCTGTTGTTATACTTTCAGCAGATGATATAGTTTTTGATTCGAACAATAAACAAAACTATAGGGCAAGGCAAAATGTTGTATTAGAACTTGGTTTTTTTTATGCAAAACTTGGGCGAAATCGAGTTGTGGCTTTAGTTGATTCTAGTAAAAAAATTGATTTGCCTTCAGATATACACGGTATTATTTATATTTCGTATGATGGTGATAATGGGAGGTGGAAATTTGATTTAGCTAAAGAATTGAGTAATAATGGATATAGTATTAATGTAAATGATATTTTATAA
- a CDS encoding AIPR family protein, whose product MAKNDKILIDGIIDERIELKLPSNKRDEVFEYFSFEQILKDYDLTQDEIISGSVDGALDGGIDGFFIFVNGHLLSDLDRFNWPKSGSILEVWIITCKHHDTFRQSPLDNLAASLIELFDLSIENSQLKGEYSETILEQRTNFKHAYKKVSPRLSEFKTRFCYASRGNYDEIGDSIWARANQIEQMANDYFGNCNSKFLFFGSTELIELHRKKPNFSIELPFLDDLSRGQTYILLVKLNDYFSFISDNGKLKRYLFDSNVRDFMGLNSVNEDIKNTLLNDNSPDFWWLNNGVTILATDASIVGQSIQIQDIQIVNGLQTSESIFRYFSEGGLDVNNRSVLVKVIVSKNSENRDEIIRATNNQTKVELYSLHATDKIQRDIEEALKMKDFFYERRANFYKNQGIQADKMVTPLYMASGFISLILKSPEQASNLKSKFMRNEMSYNTVFSQFTDLQVWSQIAYIMKTTDKFLESKRPNSNNVSEKFLKFRRQYVSFITVSKLLGNFDFNLYDLIKLDLTRFTLEELEHSWLLLKDLFPAQNSKQKLKKSVFLELCKKLEISDNIKGYDRIAHNSGFNNQPTLTAEFIDKVEALLPKESWKKRVYYSIAYKLDCPVQSVFSAVHTLVKTGRRTRPIEK is encoded by the coding sequence ATGGCAAAGAATGACAAAATACTCATTGATGGAATAATCGATGAAAGAATTGAATTAAAACTACCTTCAAATAAAAGAGATGAAGTCTTTGAGTATTTTTCATTTGAACAAATTCTGAAAGATTACGATTTAACTCAAGACGAAATAATATCGGGCAGTGTAGATGGTGCGTTGGACGGAGGAATTGATGGTTTCTTTATATTCGTCAATGGACATTTGTTGTCTGATTTAGATAGGTTTAATTGGCCTAAGTCTGGGTCTATTTTAGAAGTATGGATTATTACATGTAAACACCATGACACTTTTAGACAATCACCACTTGATAATCTGGCAGCAAGTCTTATAGAATTATTTGACTTATCAATTGAAAATTCACAACTTAAAGGTGAGTACTCCGAAACTATTTTAGAGCAACGAACTAATTTCAAACATGCATACAAAAAGGTTTCACCAAGATTGAGTGAATTTAAAACTAGATTTTGTTATGCCTCTAGAGGTAACTATGATGAAATTGGAGATTCTATTTGGGCTCGTGCAAATCAAATAGAACAAATGGCAAATGATTATTTCGGAAATTGTAATTCAAAGTTCTTATTTTTTGGTTCAACAGAATTGATTGAACTTCATAGAAAAAAACCAAATTTCTCTATTGAATTACCTTTTTTAGATGATTTATCTAGGGGTCAAACATATATTCTATTAGTCAAACTTAATGATTATTTTAGTTTTATATCTGATAATGGGAAGCTTAAGAGATATTTATTTGACTCTAATGTCCGTGATTTCATGGGACTTAATAGTGTCAATGAAGATATAAAAAACACTCTATTAAATGATAATTCTCCCGACTTTTGGTGGTTAAATAATGGGGTTACGATACTTGCAACAGATGCAAGTATCGTAGGACAATCAATTCAAATACAAGATATTCAAATTGTAAATGGTTTACAAACTTCAGAATCGATTTTTAGATATTTTTCAGAAGGTGGTTTAGACGTAAATAATAGGTCAGTACTTGTAAAGGTAATTGTTTCGAAAAATAGTGAAAATAGAGATGAAATAATCCGTGCCACTAACAATCAAACAAAAGTTGAACTCTATTCTTTACACGCAACAGATAAAATCCAAAGAGATATTGAAGAAGCATTAAAAATGAAAGATTTCTTTTACGAAAGGAGGGCAAATTTTTACAAAAATCAAGGTATTCAGGCGGATAAAATGGTAACTCCTCTGTATATGGCTAGTGGCTTCATTTCATTGATTCTAAAATCTCCAGAACAAGCAAGTAACCTTAAGTCAAAGTTCATGAGAAATGAAATGTCATATAATACTGTATTTTCTCAGTTTACTGATTTGCAAGTTTGGTCACAAATTGCATACATTATGAAAACGACTGATAAGTTTCTTGAAAGTAAACGGCCAAACTCAAATAATGTAAGCGAGAAATTCCTTAAATTCAGACGTCAATATGTTAGTTTTATAACAGTTAGTAAGCTACTAGGTAATTTTGACTTTAATTTATATGATTTGATAAAACTTGACCTCACTAGGTTCACCCTTGAAGAATTAGAGCATAGTTGGCTACTTTTAAAAGATTTATTTCCAGCTCAAAACAGTAAACAGAAACTTAAAAAGAGCGTTTTTTTGGAATTATGCAAAAAGTTAGAAATAAGTGATAATATCAAGGGATATGATAGAATTGCACATAATTCAGGTTTTAATAATCAGCCAACTTTGACAGCTGAATTTATTGATAAAGTAGAAGCGTTATTACCAAAAGAATCATGGAAAAAAAGGGTATATTATTCAATTGCTTATAAATTAGATTGTCCCGTACAGTCTGTTTTTTCAGCTGTTCATACACTTGTAAAAACAGGCAGAAGGACAAGGCCAATTGAAAAATAA
- a CDS encoding FRG domain-containing protein has protein sequence MEKIKKDDYRLLHTGFYNIYPIQNEISFATLPNESNKDISSDDLLIDDYYGRVFSSWLYNNLTPYGVGEKLNYYPTGISNEIVDTFRVPYRKIPIFKVSSLDSISPLVSEMEKANPNYQILLRGQHSHYPIDRDKDEKRHLYGSEDIKEPSFLPSHLRSNFNENFMHSMWHSQAAILLNDIGIDYSEELTPLEFQEYQKDIMAIKGGIDMNGFALGIAQHYGMPSIGLDLTKTLKVAAWFALNKMIIDNEGITKTEPIKDFKNSIIYVFRCPENSVFSYSRVRPKIFPSGRPDAQDAWFGHVGWGYAKNQLGSYLMCGFKMQPDFLNGLPKDFEKDLFPKKEYDPILNYFVKMKNRGCYESEARRALNKIYLFE, from the coding sequence ATGGAAAAGATAAAGAAAGACGATTATAGATTATTACACACTGGGTTTTATAATATTTACCCTATTCAAAACGAAATAAGTTTTGCAACATTACCAAATGAATCAAACAAGGATATCAGCTCTGATGATTTATTAATTGATGATTATTATGGTCGTGTTTTTAGTTCATGGCTATATAATAACTTAACTCCATATGGAGTTGGAGAAAAATTAAATTATTATCCAACTGGCATAAGTAATGAAATTGTTGATACGTTTAGAGTACCTTATAGGAAAATTCCAATTTTTAAGGTGAGTAGCTTAGATTCAATATCACCTTTAGTAAGCGAAATGGAAAAAGCTAATCCAAATTATCAAATCCTACTAAGAGGACAACATAGTCATTATCCAATTGATCGTGATAAAGATGAAAAGCGTCATCTTTATGGCAGTGAGGATATAAAAGAACCATCGTTCCTACCAAGTCATTTGAGAAGCAATTTCAATGAGAACTTCATGCATAGTATGTGGCATAGTCAAGCAGCAATATTATTAAATGACATTGGTATAGATTACTCTGAAGAACTAACACCCTTAGAATTCCAAGAATATCAGAAAGATATAATGGCAATTAAAGGTGGAATTGACATGAACGGATTTGCCTTAGGAATTGCACAACATTATGGTATGCCTAGTATTGGTCTTGACTTGACTAAAACACTAAAAGTCGCAGCATGGTTTGCTCTAAATAAGATGATTATTGATAACGAGGGCATTACAAAAACAGAGCCGATAAAAGATTTTAAAAATTCAATAATCTACGTTTTTAGGTGTCCTGAAAATTCTGTTTTTTCTTATAGCAGAGTTCGCCCTAAAATTTTTCCATCAGGTCGACCTGATGCTCAAGATGCATGGTTCGGACATGTTGGATGGGGTTATGCAAAAAATCAATTAGGTAGCTATCTAATGTGCGGATTTAAAATGCAGCCAGATTTTTTAAATGGTTTACCTAAAGACTTTGAAAAGGATTTATTCCCTAAAAAAGAATATGATCCAATACTCAACTACTTTGTAAAGATGAAAAATAGAGGTTGCTACGAAAGTGAAGCAAGAAGAGCCTTGAATAAGATTTATTTATTTGAATAA
- a CDS encoding dipeptidyl-peptidase 5, with product MKQLIFTLLIMTLCATPSHAKDEAKLIEKSDFKVQNGVMTPEALWAFGRVGDVSVSPDGKKVLYSVRYYSVEQNKSNADLYLMNADGSGVQRLTQTTKSEGSPAFSPDGKHIGFTYPDKDGNDQFCEMTLDGQDRKQISSIDGGIEGFKYAPDGKHILYIKTVKKENPQAKLFAGLDKTTGRVNEDLMYRHWDEWVDSYPHPFVADFDGSKLSNDIDLLQGTQFESPMRPMGGVEQLAWSPDGKKIAYTCRKKVGKAYALSTNSDIYLYDIAAKTTENISEGMMGYDINPVFSSDGKKIAWESMEHDGYESDKSRLMVYDFATKTAKDYTQKLDQSAHNICWSKDNSKLYFISPFHGVEDIFVADVKSGAIRRVTEGVHDYLSIDLAGKNLIGSRQSMSAPTEIFSINPADGKETQISFENKDLMAQLKIANVEGRWIKTTDNKDMLTWVIYPPNFDKNKKYPTLLFCEGGPQSMVSQFWSYRWNMQIMAANGYIVVAPNRRGLPGFGQEWLEQISGDYGGQNMKDYFSAIDALAKEPYVDKEHLGCVGASYGGFSVYWLAGHHDKRFKAFLAHDGIFNLEQQYCETEEMWFVNWDLGGAYWDKNNPTAQRSYANSPHRFVDKWDTPIMVVHSEKDYRIVASQGMAAYNAAVLRGIPARYLYFPDENHWVTKPQNGILWQRTFFDWLNKWLKTPENSK from the coding sequence ATGAAGCAACTGATTTTTACTTTATTGATTATGACTTTATGCGCAACTCCTTCCCATGCAAAAGACGAAGCTAAGCTGATTGAAAAAAGCGACTTCAAAGTGCAGAACGGAGTGATGACCCCCGAAGCGCTTTGGGCTTTCGGACGTGTGGGTGATGTAAGTGTTTCGCCCGACGGCAAAAAAGTATTGTACAGCGTGCGCTACTACAGCGTTGAACAAAACAAGAGCAACGCCGACCTGTACCTGATGAATGCCGACGGCAGTGGCGTACAACGCCTGACGCAGACGACCAAGAGCGAAGGCAGTCCGGCTTTCAGCCCCGACGGCAAGCACATCGGTTTTACCTATCCCGACAAGGATGGCAACGACCAGTTCTGCGAGATGACGCTCGACGGGCAGGATCGCAAACAGATTTCGTCTATTGACGGCGGCATCGAAGGATTTAAATATGCGCCCGACGGCAAACACATCCTTTACATCAAAACCGTCAAAAAAGAGAACCCGCAGGCGAAACTCTTTGCCGGACTCGACAAGACAACGGGCCGCGTCAACGAAGACCTGATGTACCGCCACTGGGACGAATGGGTAGACAGCTATCCTCATCCTTTCGTGGCCGATTTCGACGGCAGCAAACTGAGCAACGACATCGACCTATTGCAGGGTACTCAATTCGAATCGCCCATGCGCCCGATGGGTGGCGTGGAGCAACTGGCATGGTCGCCCGACGGCAAAAAGATTGCCTACACCTGCCGCAAAAAGGTGGGTAAAGCCTACGCCCTCTCTACCAATTCGGACATCTACCTCTACGATATTGCCGCCAAAACCACCGAAAACATTTCGGAAGGGATGATGGGCTACGATATCAATCCGGTATTCTCGTCCGACGGCAAAAAGATTGCCTGGGAGAGCATGGAACACGACGGTTACGAGTCGGACAAGTCGCGCCTGATGGTGTACGACTTTGCCACCAAAACCGCCAAAGACTATACCCAAAAGCTCGACCAGAGCGCTCACAACATCTGCTGGAGCAAGGATAACAGCAAACTCTACTTTATCAGCCCGTTCCACGGCGTGGAAGACATTTTTGTGGCTGACGTAAAAAGCGGCGCTATCCGCAGAGTGACCGAAGGTGTGCACGACTATCTCTCCATCGATCTTGCAGGCAAAAACCTGATCGGGTCGCGTCAGTCGATGTCGGCTCCCACCGAAATATTCTCGATCAATCCGGCCGACGGCAAAGAGACCCAAATCTCGTTCGAGAACAAAGATCTGATGGCTCAGCTCAAAATTGCCAACGTGGAAGGTCGCTGGATTAAAACCACCGACAACAAGGATATGCTGACATGGGTGATTTATCCTCCCAACTTCGACAAAAACAAGAAATACCCCACCCTGCTCTTCTGCGAAGGCGGACCGCAAAGCATGGTAAGCCAGTTCTGGAGCTACCGGTGGAACATGCAGATTATGGCAGCTAACGGTTATATTGTGGTGGCTCCCAACCGTCGCGGATTGCCCGGTTTTGGTCAGGAATGGCTCGAACAGATCAGCGGCGACTACGGCGGACAGAACATGAAGGATTACTTCTCGGCTATTGACGCACTTGCCAAAGAACCCTATGTGGACAAAGAACATCTGGGTTGCGTGGGTGCCAGCTACGGCGGATTTTCGGTGTACTGGCTGGCCGGTCACCACGACAAACGTTTCAAAGCCTTTTTGGCACACGACGGCATCTTCAATCTGGAACAGCAATATTGCGAAACCGAAGAGATGTGGTTTGTAAATTGGGACTTGGGCGGTGCCTACTGGGATAAAAACAACCCCACGGCACAACGCAGTTATGCCAACTCACCCCACCGCTTCGTCGACAAATGGGATACCCCGATTATGGTGGTTCACAGCGAAAAGGATTACCGTATCGTGGCTTCGCAGGGAATGGCAGCCTACAACGCCGCCGTGCTGAGAGGCATTCCGGCGCGCTACCTCTACTTCCCCGACGAAAACCACTGGGTAACCAAGCCGCAAAACGGCATCCTGTGGCAACGCACCTTCTTCGACTGGTTGAATAAATGGCTAAAAACGCCTGAAAACTCGAAGTAA
- a CDS encoding mannose-1-phosphate guanylyltransferase, whose product MENNYCIIMAGGIGSRFWPFSRNNRPKQFLDFFGTGRSLLQMTFDRFSKFVPAQNILIVSNVIYKDLILEQLPEISADQVLLEPCRRNTAPCIAYAVHRIKSQTDKANIIVSPSDHLILKEDEFGSIIKTGLDFIEKNDCLLTLGIKPSRPETGYGYIQIADGKGPLRKVMTFTEKPDLELAKVFLKSGEFFWNSGMFLWNLQTIDAAFEKLLPEMHQKFSQGQEFYNTDKEQEFINEAFPSCHNISIDYGVMEKADNVYVLTADFGWSDLGTWGSLYDLSDKDDNKNVTLKCNAQYYNSKENVVTLEPGKLAVIDGLEGYIVAESNNVLLICKKENEQHIRQFVTDAQVKFKEEYI is encoded by the coding sequence ATGGAAAATAATTATTGTATCATCATGGCAGGCGGAATCGGCAGCCGTTTCTGGCCGTTCAGCCGAAACAATCGCCCCAAACAGTTTCTCGACTTTTTTGGCACCGGACGCTCTCTCCTGCAAATGACTTTTGACCGCTTCAGCAAATTTGTGCCGGCACAAAACATTCTTATAGTCTCGAATGTAATCTACAAAGACCTTATACTTGAACAACTTCCTGAAATTTCAGCCGATCAGGTATTATTGGAACCCTGCCGCCGCAATACAGCTCCCTGTATAGCTTACGCCGTACACCGCATCAAATCGCAAACCGACAAAGCCAATATTATTGTTTCTCCATCAGACCACCTGATTCTGAAAGAAGATGAGTTTGGTTCTATTATCAAAACAGGACTGGATTTTATCGAAAAGAACGATTGCCTGCTGACTTTGGGCATCAAACCGAGCCGTCCCGAAACCGGTTACGGTTATATCCAGATTGCTGACGGAAAAGGTCCGCTTCGCAAAGTAATGACTTTCACAGAAAAGCCTGATCTGGAATTAGCCAAGGTATTCCTGAAGAGTGGAGAGTTTTTCTGGAACTCCGGCATGTTCCTCTGGAATCTTCAGACGATTGATGCCGCCTTTGAAAAGCTGCTGCCCGAAATGCACCAAAAATTTTCGCAAGGCCAGGAATTTTATAACACTGACAAAGAGCAGGAATTTATCAACGAAGCTTTTCCTTCGTGCCACAACATTTCCATCGACTACGGCGTAATGGAAAAGGCCGACAATGTGTATGTGCTGACGGCCGATTTCGGATGGTCTGATCTGGGAACCTGGGGCTCGCTTTACGATTTGTCAGACAAAGACGACAACAAAAACGTTACTCTCAAGTGCAATGCCCAGTATTACAACAGCAAAGAAAACGTTGTGACGCTCGAACCGGGCAAACTGGCGGTGATCGATGGTCTGGAAGGTTACATCGTTGCCGAGTCGAACAACGTACTGTTGATTTGCAAAAAAGAAAACGAACAACATATCCGGCAATTTGTTACCGACGCACAGGTAAAATTCAAGGAAGAGTATATTTAA